The Cottoperca gobio chromosome 8, fCotGob3.1, whole genome shotgun sequence genome contains the following window.
TaaaagaagagcaggaggaactTTGGGATGACAGTCAAACACAGGAGATGGCTTTTCCTTCTCCGACAATTGTGAAAAGCGAGCAAGATCAGCTGGAGGCACAAGTATCATGTGAAATGCAGCCAGTTTCTTCAGACTGCTCTTCAGCTCAGAGTGAGACCCATGACAGTGATGAGGAGTGGGTGAACagcaacagaaaacacacaatgaaacagaaagaaaagatattGCAAGGACAAAGTGGCAGCGTTAATGAGGAGGACCAAGCAGCTTTGCCCCATGACAAAAGTTCTGCTAAAAGTGAAAAGGGACgcagtttttgtcatttttgtggCAAGGGATTCCAGTACATTGGCTCTTTGATGAAGCACATCAAAACACATGAGAACAATTTTGATTGCACTGTTTGTGGGATGACATGCCAGTCTACACAGGACCTAATAGCTCATGTCAAAGGTCGTCACAACAAAACCTATTTTTGTGATGTTTGTGGTAAGACTTTTGCCAATATCCGTTGTCTCCGATTGCATGAAAGAATACACACAGGCATAAAAGAGTTTGTGTGTCAAGAATGTGGCAAGACCTTTTACCGAAGAGAGCATTTGATTGTGCATGTGAGGACCCATTCTGGGGAGAAACCGTATCACTGTGATATTTGTGGAAAAGCATTCAGTCAGAGCCAGAACCTTACAATTCATAAAAGAAGTCATTCAGGAGAGAAACCGTATCAATGCGGCCTGTGTGGCAAACTTTTTAACACGAGCAGTCATCTTAAAACGCACATGAGATACCATTCAGGTGAAAAACCCTACCCATGTGATATTTGCGGTAAACGTTTTCGCCAAAGTGGACAGATGACTAGACATAGGACCACACATACAGGAGAGAGGCCATATGGCTGCCATGTTTGTGGCTTGAGATACAGGTTTGCACCTAATCTGAAAGTTCACCTGCAAACTCATGAAAAGGCAGCCGCTGAGTGAAAACAGGCAGACCATCAGAGCTCAATTACAAATCATATTTACCAGTAAGTTAAATTCATTTTGAGGAACCATTGGAAAAGCTACTTTACTTGTGAAAACACCATCTATGaacataataaagaaacatcATACATCCCTCTGGGTTTCTCTTTATATGACTTAAACTGCTGAATGTTAAGATGGTTAACTGATCCTCACAGATAAAACCCAGTTTTACTTTTACCATCAGAGTGCAGAGCAGCATCTCTGGAGCGGCTCCTTTTGTTACATTTCATGTGTATTTTTGCATATTGTTCTGTGTAATGTCTTCTTTTGGTGAAACCAAATTTCCACATTGGGTAAAATAAAGTCTATATCCTGTCATTCACATTATAGTGgtctatttatatttttacctGTGTCCACCAGGTAAAAATATTTGCACCAGTATTATCCTTAAGTTGGTCCAAACATCTAATGCTGAACATAAAGTCTATCTATGGCTAGTATTGCAAGGCCGGATCTAGCAAAAGTGTTGTGTAGATACTGAGGAAGGTACCTGGACCCACATTAACAAACTTTCCGGCATGATGGTGAGTTTGAAAGAGAGTGATGTcctttttaaatagatttaattTTTTTGACCAACTGCTACTCTCATGTGAGTTACATttcaaggtgtttttgtttcaattgaAACTGAATTTGGAAAATAAGCAAACTGACATTTTCTGAAAAAAGCTAATTCAAAAATAAAGCAAACtgattttttgttttggcaTTGAACAACTACAATTCCCATGAGCCCTGGACAGGGCCTCGTTGGCTACGACTTATGGggtatgttgtttttaaattctaATACATTCGCATTTTACTAAGACGTCAATGTGCAGTACATTTAGCTTAATATATGAACAGAAAAcgtaaaaaacatgtttgagttTTCTCAGAAACAACACTGAAAGAAACAGTGAATAATCTTTaaattttaaattttaaatcgTTGTAACGGTCGTCACGTGTCCAATGTTTTCTTCCGGGTTGACCGCCGTTCAGTCAAACGGATGAGAAAAGTTATAGAGCTTCTCAACTCTAGCCAGCTGTTCTTTCCACCACTTCTGTGCACCGAGGACGCCACAATGTTTCAGCTGATGTCGTTTGTTCATCATCGGCTGTACACAGCTGCAGAGGACATCCTGGTAGAGGTGGAGAAAACCATAACGTTAGCTTTGAACAAAGCAGAGCCCAACTATCAGCGTCAGAAACTGGACTTTCTGCGTCAGATATCAGGTTCGTGTCTCTGTAGCTTTTCTCTTATGTGTGAGGTTTTCAGTGCAGACTATAAAGAATATAGTCTGGCAAACAGCCTCTCCAGAATCCACCTGGCTCCGTTCCTTTCTGGGTTTATCTGCGAAATAATTACTTGGATAGGGTAATATTTATGATCAGATTCAAACTTGGTTTGGCAGTGGACTAGGTTTAGCAGCACTTAATTGTATTGCCATGGTCAATTATCTTTTTCCCCCTTAAAAACGGtgttaatacaaataaacagtaatattttcaataaacataaacatagtatTGTAAACTTTACACGAGGTGACGCACGGTCCCGAATTCAGTGAATTGACCCTCTGTATGAAATGtgttaatacaataaataaaaaacacggTGAACTTTTGtgcaaaacagacaaacaattaCCTGGAAAAACCTTTCACACGAGAATTGTCCATTTTTGGAGAATTGTCCATTGTCCAAAGGCCCATACTACAGCCAAacaatatatagtattatataaatAGAGAACAACTACATATTTGCAATTATACCTCTTGTGACTGATTGTTTCGCATTGTTCATATAAAGGAAAGTcaagtcaaatgtattatttttttttaaaaagcagctaAAAAAAAATTGTAGATCACCTAACTAATCTGTTGAATGACTAATTATTTCAGATCTAATCCAAAGTAGCCTAttgagaaaacatttctttcgTCTCCTTTTGTAGCGCCAGAACCTCCACTGACTGGAGAGGAAGTGCTGCAGGAGACCTCAACCCATCCCTCGATACGAGAAGAGTCCAACCTGAGCACAGCTGATGTCCCAGTCCGCTCTCAACCGGGTGCAGATACAGACCATGATTGGAACTACTGCTTAGCTCTGACAAACTTTAAGATGTCCAAAAtaaaagaggaggatgaagaaatTGGGGATGACAGTCAAATACAGGaggttatttttcattttcctgAAGATGTGAAAAGTGAGCCGGAGACACAAGTGTCTTATGAATTACAGCCAATTTCTTCAGACTTCTCTGCAGCTCAGAGTGACGGCAATGGCAGTAATGAAGAGTGGGAGCAGAGCAAAGGAGTACggacaaagaagaagagaagaaaagcaaagattTTGCAAAGACACAATGAAAATGGCAGTCAAAGTCAAAAGGAGCACAGAGTTTGTCCTATATGTGAAAAGGATTTCCAGTACATCCGTCCCTTCATGAAGCACATTAGAAAACACACGATGACAAGTGAGTCTACGAAGGTGCTTCTGAGCCATTTGCAAAGTGCTCACAACAAACGGCTTTTTTGTGATGTTTGTGGCAAGAAGTTTACCAACCCGGGGTGTCTACAATTAcattcaaaaatacacacagggattaaagactttaaatgtCAAGACTGTGGGAAAACCTTTGTCCAAAAAGAGCACATGATTGTGCACAAGAGGATGCACACGGGGGAGAGGCCATATCACTGTGAAATGTGTGGGAAAACATTCAATCAGAGCCAGAACCTTACAGTTCATATAAGGACACATACAGGAGAAAGACCTTATTGTTGTGGATCATGTGGGAAACAATTTTACACCCGCGGTCATCTCAAAACGCACATGCAGCGTTTCTCGGGACAAAAGCCTTCCTCCTGTGACATTTGTGGTAAAACATTTTGCCAAAGGGGGCAGTTGATTCGACAtatgaatgcacacacagaagagagcgCAGACTAACCTCTCCATGTGTGGACCTTAACGCACCACTAGATTTTGCCATTTTCCGCTGTTGTGTTAGTCATGTGTGTAATGTCATGTTTGATTTATGTTACAGGGCCAAATGTTCAAGATAGTCATGTTCACAATATCGGATCCAAACATGCACAGATCACATTCAATAGTTTCAACAATCTAGTGAATATCTAAAGCATAATGCAACCAGTTTGTGTCTAAGGTATGATTAGCTCATACCTGTGAACCCTCCcgttttcccgggattatcccgtatttttaacctttcaaaaaaacaaaaaaaggcctaattaataAAAGAgtaaagtggcctccgatagagcaggtggtagtattatgtttaactttagctgaaaaacgttatccgccagtaaacacacagaagaagaaaacaggaacaataacacagaagaagacgagaacatatgatgagagtcacagtgaacgggagatagatggagacacagttgtacctgccaaaaaagttaaaactttatgtaaatacctgacaaatgggaggagaccttcccttatttaataaaaagcagagtcgggacaactcgtactttttgtaaagtgtgccattcagatcgcacacgacggaataagcgatgttcatcggcatgaacaatcgtccaagcacaagcacgtcaagaggcacaaaaacatacactgtcaatgacttcatgtgtgacaagaactgtgtcggaggcagaccaggtgaccaaagctgagggaaagatgtcgatgctaaaaataatgtagtccTTCAGCTTCTgggatgatttcagtcgcagtgtagcggacatgtttccagactctgtcATCGCATGAAGTCCTCATGGGggcaaacaaaagccacacaactcattcatcatcaaataaattgatgatattaactaataaataaaatgcataaattgtataaacatgtctgtacaagtaatacatactttacataaacatgtatttcctgaatgtatatacccgtcccttatgtgtttacatttacattatatgggtaggggctggggggctgagtgtcaaattccaatgttgacaggtatggattAGCTGTGCATGCTTATCCACATCAGGAGTGCATTCTCGCTCCTCCAGATGAAGGGCAGGTGACTGCATCCCCCAGCCGGTTTAAAACGATTTCTTCTTCTGCCGTTTGACCAACAGGTGGCAGCAGACACACCCGTTACTCTTCATGAGATAGTATTTTGGGTTATTGTAACACTATATTGTTTCAATCATTTGCTCCAAAGAGCCCAAAGCACACGTATTAGCACCTGTCAGTCAGAACCATCAACCTCTGTCACTGGGGCTGAAAATAAGCTTTTCATTATATCTCTGTATGATGCATCAGATTTCAAGTattgaaatgtatgtttattatatGTGTCCCCTGCTGTTAAATACacgtttaaataaataagttattgCTTGTAGAATATAAGAGACACATTTGTATGTTACTGGGAATCCAACTCTATCCTGAAATCTTGTGCAGCCAGCAGTTAAATGTCAAGTCATACAAGGTCAGTTATCGCCTCCCTGACAGTCTGGTCTGAGCTGCTCCCCTGCAGCTCTGATGGTCCTAGTTGAAATGAGCAAGAAGCAACAATAATTCATGCACATCCTAAAAGCCAAAagctagctctctctctctctctctctctctctctctctctctctctctctctctctctctctctctctctctctctctctctctctctctctctctctctctctctctgcatgtatTCCATTCAAtcccatatacacacataatgtcCAACATCATAGTTATTCCCCATATTTAAACTAAAGTAAGCCCCAATAGTGAGCTACACAATGAAGATCTAAAACATCCCTAATAATCATGACACGAAAAATCTTTTAAATACAAAGGTTTTGAGCAGTAACTTTGAGCACGAATGTTTCCAGGTTATGCAATTATATAAGTCTGCGTACAGGACTGCGGTGTCAGAGGGGGAGAGTTGAGCGCGGTCTGTGTTTTGACGCTGAgcgcagcagcagagaggaggagtcGCTCCGTCAACTGTTGGCCTCTCGAGTCTAATCTGGATTAGAGTTCTGTCCGGTCAGCAGCCAGGACTCCCAATAATCACATTATTGTGTATTGGCCTGACGTCTCCTGAAGCGGAACGAAGATGCGATGTCGCACGGCGGAGATGCGGCTGACGCGTGTATCTTAAAGCCGAGCTGTGCAATCTTTTAAAGGAGTTTGGACGATTTTGAAACCAAGATTGGCTACAAATTGAGTGGAGTTGAGTGAATATTTGTTGCCTGCGATGGTGCGCATCCCCGTGTGCAGCACACCGCGCTCTGCAGCATTCACACCGAGCACTGCAGCCTGCACTTGAAGCACATTTCTACACAAACCTCTACCACTGATATCACGGGAGCAGCTGGTCAAACATGCCACATTTAGGTAAGTGCTCTGGTGTTACTGGTTGCAGCAATCgcctgtttaaaataaaatataaaaaaatcagTGCAGTAGAACAGCTGCCTTTATTTTGAACCATAACACTTCCGAATTTCTTCTACAGGTGAGGACAAAAAGAGCAGACTGTAGGGATGGATGTGGCCTCTCTTGAAACGACACAAAGTTTAAAGAGACTCATTTGAATGCCTGACTGATGGTTGGGCTTACATTGTCTATTAACAGTCAACCTCTTTTAGCCCTGGATATATTGTCTTAATGATTTGCTTAATGGGATGAGGTGCAGCTTTACTAAAACTGACCATGTGATACCCAGACAAACACAGATTGCTGTGCCAAATGTGTCAGCAATCAGGGTCAAATGGTAGTTTGTGGTAAGGATTAGGCCTTTGAAATAACCCTTGTGTTGTGTACACagtcacatttacacacacaggaCTCCAACTGGGTTTTCATGAAGTTTCtctgagacagaaaacaaatgttctgtGTCTTTTTTGCATCCTGTTGTCCTGGGATAGAAAGGTTCAAATGAGGACAGAGTAGGAAAGACATAATTAATTTTGGCAGGATTCAATCCCATGCCAACGCTAGGGATAAAAGTGGGATTTTCTGGTTGTCACGtcatttcttcctctcccttttaATCCATTTTAAGTGATCCACTGTCTAGTCATTAAAGActtatactgtgtatatatatatatatatatatatatatatatatatatatatatatatatatacctgtccCATCATCATCAGCAAATACACAGGGTTTGATTTCACTCTGCCATGTGCCgttttgagtttgtgttttagaGGACAGATGCATAGGGAATTTGCAAGAagatttgaagatgtcacctttgGCCCAGACAAATTCTTATAGATCTTATCTCACAATTTTTAGACATTTCATTCCCGATAAATCAATAGATAGAGGAAATAATCAGAAACTAAGAAGTAATGAAAATAGTCACTAATTTCCTGTGGAAAATGTCATTATTCAGTACATTTCAATTAGACCACattgctcttttctctctttaggAGTGCCCCTTAGGGATATCAAATCATTTGTACATGCGTTTCGGTCATTGACCTATAACTACATTTAGGAAATCCTcctttattataaaatagcaaaatCTGCTCCACTTTCCCCTCTCAAGGGACAGACCAAAACAATtgatttccttccttcctgcagAAGTTCATCAACAGTCCTGACTGGAAAGCTGCCAAATCACTGCTGACTCCGTATTCCACAGAGCAGCACAGGTTTTCCTTTCCCTGTCAGCACGAACTGATCCAAATTGAGTCCGAAGTATAAATTGATTAGAGTAATGCAGAGCTGTCTGGAGCATCTTAAGCTCTGGCGGAGCAGCACTTTTGGTTAATAAGATTTGACAAACAGTGCAGCAGGTTGGTGCTAAAAATTAGCATCTCTCTTTATAAACAGCGCGTGAAGAGATAATGAAAAAGTTAAATTACGCAAGCAACACGGTAACAAATGATCTGTAGCCTTGAAAATTGGTTTCATCAAGGTCAGGGTTAGaatttataatatataggaCAATGGCCAATCATTGCTCAAGTGTCTTActactgttgtgttttctgctgctgcttttgtaTAATAATGTGGCCTCTAAATGGCAGGAATTAGTTTGTGACAACACTATCGCCTTCTTTGGTGTGAGGACTCTGGCTGCAGCATTTGCTCTGCGAACAAGAAGATTAAAATAGACAAACATGACCTAATTTActaaaacactcacacaaaagtGGATGACGAAATTATATTTGGGCTCCATTTATAAACATCTTTGGGTCTGAGACGTGCCTGAATTACTTTTCATGTTCAACAAAAGTTGTATTTTTTGCTTTAAAGGTATATTACGTAATTCCTACCTAATACCTAATACGTTTAGCTTTCACTAATAATCTGCAATTCTGTAAATACGCTTTCTATTGATCATAAAGCCAGTTTGGGACACCACATTATGCGTGTTTGTGGCTGGCAGCTTGCACAAGTAAATGACAATGTATCTGCAAATGTATCTGGAATTGTAAGACATAGTGATTGCCCATTCATCAGACTGAATTCATGTTCCAAGTGCCTTAATATCCTGTCGTAAGAACCTCTTTAATATGGAGGATTACAGTTAATCCACTCTCTGTCTGGATCGTAATGTCGCGGTTTACTCTGTAATTTGGGCTGTGCAGCTGCCTGCCATGATACATGTCAGTGATTGTAACATGGAAACAAGCTGTGAAGGGCTTGGTATAGATCCATAAACCCTGATTTCTAGAGGGAGTGTCTAATTGTTGTGCTTTCGAAGGCCAAATGGAAAGCGGTTAGGGTGtggttgaaaaaaaagaagcttgttTTCCCAGTTGTGTTCATGACATGGAAAAGCTAAAGCCTTACTAATAACTCTAACTGAGCTCCTACTCTGAGCCGTAACAGATCACGAGTGACGACGACTGGACTGTGTGAAAGAGACCGGGGTGTAAATCACAGATGAAGTCATTTTcccctgtgttttattttaatcaaagttCAGGTAGCCGTTCAGGGAAGGGATCTTGGGATTGAAGAGTTGCTGTTTTGAATCACTGAACCACCTGGGAGAGTCTTGTCAGAGGATGTAAATGAGTAACGTCTGCAGGCAAGGTAACATGAGAGAAGAAAACTttcacaaatatttcaaatggcACAAGAAGAAGTCCAGTATTGTACTGAGCATCTTTCAGTGCTCCTTGGATTAGACAAACTGGTCAATTAGGCACAAACAAGGCTAATACATTTGATCCCTGCATTTGTTTTGGGATT
Protein-coding sequences here:
- the LOC115012435 gene encoding zinc finger protein 239-like isoform X1; this encodes MPEIKEEQEELWDDSQTQEMAFPSPTIVKSEQDQLEAQVSCEMQPVSSDCSSAQSETHDSDEEWVNSNRKHTMKQKEKILQGQSGSVNEEDQAALPHDKSSAKSEKGRSFCHFCGKGFQYIGSLMKHIKTHENNFDCTVCGMTCQSTQDLIAHVKGRHNKTYFCDVCGKTFANIRCLRLHERIHTGIKEFVCQECGKTFYRREHLIVHVRTHSGEKPYHCDICGKAFSQSQNLTIHKRSHSGEKPYQCGLCGKLFNTSSHLKTHMRYHSGEKPYPCDICGKRFRQSGQMTRHRTTHTGERPYGCHVCGLRYRFAPNLKVHLQTHEKAAAE
- the LOC115012440 gene encoding uncharacterized protein LOC115012440, which codes for MRKVIELLNSSQLFFPPLLCTEDATMFQLMSFVHHRLYTAAEDILVEVEKTITLALNKAEPNYQRQKLDFLRQISAPEPPLTGEEVLQETSTHPSIREESNLSTADVPVRSQPGADTDHDWNYCLALTNFKMSKIKEEDEEIGDDSQIQEVIFHFPEDVKSEPETQVSYELQPISSDFSAAQSDGNGSNEEWEQSKGVRTKKKRRKAKILQRHNENGSQSQKEHRVCPICEKDFQYIRPFMKHIRKHTMTRPNVQDSHVHNIGSKHAQITFNSFNNLVNI